The following nucleotide sequence is from Vitis vinifera cultivar Pinot Noir 40024 chromosome 14, ASM3070453v1.
ACCAGGAGAAAACGCTCTTGGGGTGTCAGTGGCTCGTATCGATTATGAACCTAATGGTCAAAACCCTCCTCACTTTCACCCTCGTGCCAGTGAGATCCTCGTTGTCTTGGAGGGAACACTCTTTGTTGGCTTTATCACATCCAACCCTGAACACCGCTTCGTTAGCAAAGTCCTGAACAAGGGGGATGTTTTTGTGTTCCCTTTCAGTCTCATTCACTTCCAAGTCAACATTGGGCACACTAATGCAGTAGCCATTGCCGCTTTTAACAGCCAAAATCCAGGTATAGTCACCATAGCCAGTTCAATGTTTGGATCAAATCCACCCATCAATCCTGATTTCCTGGCAAGGGCCTTCCAGTTGGACAAGAGGGTGGTTGAATACCTTCAAGCACGATTCTAGTGGGGAAATATAGAAACAGAATAAGCTGTCAACCTTTGATTTCCTTGCTTGAATGACGATTCATGATGTTCAATTCCCTCATTGTAACAAACATGGTATAATAAGAGGGTCTGGTTGTAACTCTTCTGGTGTGGACTTTGGGCATATTACTGCAATAAAGCAGTCTGCAAtaaagcttttagaaaaattggtaccatttacatatttattttttaatttgcaaTTGTCCACCAAAAAAGCTAGAAACGTTTCCTAAAACCACTGttgttatttttcaagtattagaaagattaaaaacacttcctaaaatcattatctaGCGTAACCTAATTATCAatggtatttttatttgtttaaaaagaTTGTTTTGTAGTAAATGcacattataaatttaaaaaaaaaaaaaaagttccgAGAATGTTTTGGTAAtgtataatataacaaaaatgtGATTGTTGGAAGAATCACATCattatttagatttttaaaagtgattttcaacaatttttttgaagattGCTTTCTAGTATTAGGAAATGCTTTTAACCTCGTTCAAAATTCATCCTAAAGAGGAACCTAGTGTATTAGATTCATTAATGAATGTagtcacttttaaaaataatttgaaactcaaatactaatccaattttatgaatttatgaaCAACGATTGATTCATTATTTCTCTTATGCACAGAATCATAATTATCCAAATTTTTTCATTCaacaaataaactccaaatcaAGAAAGAGTTAGTGTTTTTGTTTCAttaacaaatatttaattttaaaaaatatttcagaattaaaaaaataaaccaattATTGCCAGAAATTCAAGGAGTAAGATTTGCATCTCATCATATTGGATCTTCTCAGGGCTATTTTGTGAGCCTTCAAAAATGGGTATTGTGCAGAGAAATAGAAAGCTCAAATAGGGTTCAAAATCTCAGTCAAGATCAGTATGACTCGACCGAGTTATAACGGCCTCTGCTATGACCGATATCGGACCGATACCCGAGTTCAATAATTGGTTGAGTTATGAATAACCTTGTTGAATCACAAAGAAAAATTGAGATAACCCTAATATTATGTCCAAACTAAGCTCTTAGGGTGatggaaaaaaatggtaatatcgaAGTGGAAATGGTGGATgagagaaaaatatcaaaacccatgaaagtgaaaaaatataaaaagttcagagtcttcaaaccctttggattttcatccatttaTTTGCATCTCCATCATCTTGCATCTACGTAGGACTATTTAGTGAGACTTCAAAAATGGGTATTGTGTAGAGTACTAAAGAGCTCAAATAGGGTTCATAATCTCGGTTGAGACTCATACGACTTGATTGAGTCATATCTGCTTCAGCCATGATCGGTATCGGATCAATACCCGAGTCTAATATTTGATTAACTCATGAATAAActtgttgaataaaaaagaaactttgAGATAACTCTAAGATTATGTCCAAACTAAGCTTTTTGGGTGATGGATGATGGGTGATGGGTGATGGCAAAAATTGGTAATATTGGAGCAAAAATGGTGGATGAGAGAAGAAGATTGAAACCCATGAAAGTGAAAAAGTATAAAGAGTTTAGAGTCTTCAAacccttttcattttcattcctataTTTGCATCTCAATCCTCTTGTATCTTCGTAGGGTTATTCTGTTAGCCTTAAAAAATGGGTATTGTGCAAATAAAATCTCGGTTAAGACTGGTACGACTGGTACGACTCAATCAAGGTTCAAAATCTCGGTTAAGACTGGTACGACTCGGCCAAGTCATATCTACCTCGGCCATGATCGATACCGAACTGATACCCGAGTCCAATATTTGGTTGACTCATGAATAAActtgttgaataaaaaagaaactttgAGATAACCCTAAGATTATGTCGATGGGTGAtggaaaaaatggtaatattggAGCGTATATGGTGGATGAGAGAAGAAGATCAAAGCCCATGAGAGTGAAAAAATATGGAGGGCTCAAAGTCTTCAAACCCTTTGCATCTTCGTCCCTATATTTGCATCTTCATCCCTATATTTGCATCTTCATCATATTGTATCTTTGTAGGGCTATTTTGTGAGCCTTCAAAAATGGGTATtgtgaaaagaaatagaaagctCAATTAGGATTCAAAATCTCGGTCGAGATCAATACGACTCGGCCAAGTAATATCCGCCTCGACCATGACTAGTACTAGACCAATACCCGAGTCTAATATTTGGTTAACTCATGAATAAACTTGTTgaatcacaaaaataaaataaaaaaaattgagataacCCTAAGATTATGTCCTAAATAAGTTCTTCGAGTGATGCGTCatggaaaaaaattgtaatattggAGCTGAAATGACAGATGAGAGAAGAAGATCGAAACCTATGAAAGTGAAGAAGTATGGagagttcagagtcttcaaACCCTTTGCATCTTCATCCCTGTATTTGCATCTCTATCATGTTATATCTTTGTAGGGTTATTTTGTGAGCCTTCAAAAATGGGTATTGTGCAGAGAAACAGAGAGCTAAAAAGGGGTTCAAAATCTTGGCCATGACTATTATCGAAccgatacccaagtccaatATTTAGTTGACTCATGAATAAACTTGTTAAATCACAAAGAAACTTTGAGATAACCCTAAGATTATGTCCAAACTAAGCTCTTCGGGTAATGggtgatgaaaaaaaatggtaatattggaggaaaaatggtggatgagAGAAAAAGATCGAAACCCATGGTAGTGAAGAAGTATAGAGAGTTCAAACTCTTCAAACCCTTTGCATCTTCATCCTTGTATTTGCATCTCCATCCTCTTGTATCTTCGTAgggttattttataaaaattagtattGTGTAAAGAAATATAGAGCTCAAACAGGGTTCAAAATCTTGGTCGAAACCGGTAAGACTCAGCCGAGTCATATCTGTCCCAACCATGATCAGTATCAGACTGATACCCAAATCCAATATTTGATTGACTCATGAATAAACTTGCTAAATCACAAAGAAACTTTGAGATAACCTAAAGATTATGTCCAAGCTAAGCTCTTCAGGTGATGGGTggtgaaaaaaaatggtgacaTTGGAGCAAAAATGGTTGATGAGAGAAGAAGATTGAAACCCATGAAAGCAAAGAAATATGGagagttcagagtcttcaaACCTTTTGCATCTTCATCCCTGTATTTGCATCTTTATCATCTTGTATCTTCATAGGGTTATTTTGTGAGCCTTTAAAAATGGGTATTGTATAAAGAAATAGAGAGGTCAAACAAGGTTCAAAATCTCAATCGAGATTGGTATGACTCAACCGAGTCATATTTGCCTCGGCCATGACCAGTACCAGACCGATACTCAAGTCTAATATCTGGTTGACTCGCGAATAGACTTGCTAAATCACAAAGAAACTTTGAGATAACCTTAAGATTATGTCCAAACTAAGCTCTTTGGGTGATggttgatagaaaaaaaatggtaatattggAGTGAAAATGGTGGATGAGAGAAGAAGATCGAAACCCATGAAAGTGTAGAAATATGGAAAGTTCAGAGTCTTCAAACCCTttggattttcatccttattGTTGACAGATCGGAGGGTTGGCCGCGTCCATTAACTCTCCTTGTGTTCGCCATGGGcacttgggtgaatgcactataaggttaaGGTATGCGCCTTTTCTAacagcaattgcttttaggagagttggtagcacctgaggtcctacaagtggtatcagagctaagTTCATGGATTCAAACCCCAGGGGTGTCGCTAGGGGGGAAGATTGTTGACAGATCGGAAGGTTGGCCAcatccatcaactccccttgtgttcgccatgggcgcttgggtgaatgcactataagggtAAGGTATGCGCCTTTCCTAacagcaattgcttttaggaaagttggtagCGCCTAAGGACCTACACCTATATTTGGATCTCCATTATCTTGTATCTTCATAAGGCTATTTTGTGAGTCTTCAAAAATGGGTATTGTGTAGAGAAATAGAGAGCTCAAACAGGGTTCATAATCTTGATTGAGACTAGTATGACTCGACTGAGTCATATCTGCCTCAGCCATGATCAATGTCGAACCGATACCTAAGTCCAATATTTGGTTGACTCATGAATAAACTTGTTAAATCACAAAGAAACTTTGAGCTAACCCCAAGATTATCTCCAAACTAAGCTCTTCAGGTGGTAGatgatggaaaaaaatggtaatattggAGTACAAATGGtggatgagagaaaaaaatcgAAACCCATGAAAGTGAAAAAGTATGAagagttcagagtcttcaaACCCTTTTCATCCCCATTCTCTTGTATCTTCATAGGGCTATTTTGTGAGCCTTCAAAAATGGGCATTGTACGTGCAAAGAAATAGAGAGCTCAAATGGGGTTCAAAATCTTAGTCAATACTAGTACGACTTGACCGAGTTACATCCGCCTTGGCCATGACCGATATCAATTGATATCTGAGTCTAATATTTGGTTATCTAATGAAATAAACTTGTTGAATCGCATAGAAACTTTGAGATAACCTAAAGATTATGTCCAAACTAAGCTTTTAGAGTGATgggtaatggaaaaaaatagtaatattgtAGCGAAAATGGTGGATGAGAGAAGAATATCGAAACCCATGAAAGTGAAGAAATATAAATAGTACAGAGTCTTCAAACACTTTGCATTTCATCCTTGTATTTGCATCTTCATCATCTTGTATCTTTGTAGGGTTGTGTTGTGAGCCTTCAAAAATGGGTGTtgtacaaataaataaagagctCATGACCCGTACTGGATCGATACCTGAGTCCAATATTTGGTTGACGCATGAATAAACTTTTTAAATCACAAAGAAACTTTGAGATAAGCCTAATATTATATTCAAACTAAGCTCTTTGGGTGatggaaaaaaaaggtaatattgaagcgaaaatggtggatgagagaagacactactacaaaaatagtttatggtgtcactatttacggtgtcacttttaaaataatgacaccatagggtttataattaataaaggtgacacatcatataaaaaatcttcaattgaggtagttagatgatattaattttatatttatagtgtcattttttgggaagtgacatcatataaaataaatttttttaagtattataacttaatgagcccacttttagaattaataatgatgggTACCATACaaaaatcccattgtttccatatctcacccacaatccaaaaaatctcaatatataaatcctatatataaaatcatgatcttcttcaaccttttctctcacccatccatagtcaacacgctcaaaaccgacattcttcactttgtggactccTAGGTAACCCAAAATATCttggatctatcatttttttttcttttattaatgtcattatattaattgtttcaacatctttgtattatggtttttgtgaattgtgttttcttgagttgtagggaagaaaaatttaggtttaatcttctagcatggaagaaaaaactatagattaattgatttttttaatctaaaccaaacacatgatcaagtccttaaaaaaaaagtgaaaaacaggaaaaaaaatgaatgatttttaatatgtatttgtgtgagaatgacaggtacaaaatttttttaagatataccatcacataatcttcatcctttctaaaaaaagagaatgatttttctgtttgtatctaagtgggaatgagatatagaatttcgttgagagtatccaaccccaaaaggaccaatccgggaaggcatgtgtggtattgacgggagatgataagatggaaatcataaccatagccatgttctctctgtgtctttctatcctcttcaattaattcatgggcatatatattttatttagtttttatatttagtttatttatagtttatttagtttctaaaatccaattagttaaatattttatttgattttgtttttatatttaagtattcgagttttggaaagtttttatattttgttaatagaaatagaaatttttatattttttatcattaggaatttctattttgttaaattgtaaatatctatctcaataagagattattaatattcaaatgaaagtgatgaaagagagtaaatattttaatgctcaattatattttaatgttttttttttttacataaaggtttatttatgttttcaattttgaagttccctttccaagtccagcagcaaaagtagtgtccaaccttaaaatgggcatgtgtggtattgacgggagatgataagatggaaatcataaccatagctatgttctctctgtgtctttctatcatcttcaattaattcatgggcatagatattttatttactttttatatttagtttatttatagtttatttagtttctaaaatccaattagctagatattttatttgattttgtttttatatttaagtagttgagttttggaaagtttttatattttgttaatagaaatagatatgaggacttaaagggtttatatttaggcagtgcttgagccaaggaaaatgatagtccactatcttgaccctatgcatcacaaaccatgtgaggacttaaaggatatcgtaaacatgtaagttcttcctattatttttcatagtattatttttaaataaaaaaaaatacattcacctcaaacacatttttttatatttatatatattaaaacatataacatttacctattttaaaaatgtacccattgaacttatttacatagggctcttcgaatatctgcaaagaaaacatctaagagggagccatcttagcaactagtgcaggtgacatccaaaaatttttctttacacattagcttatgcatttgcaccatttatatatgtgagtactaatgttattttataattgatcgattagtgtccaagacaagaaggagggttcgaatgtggctactttgttatgagattcattaaagagataattttttatcctacaattattgcttcaaaggtattacttatttaatgaattgtacatagttttaggcttccaaatgttatgcattttaatgttattttcttatttgatttcagtttggcaataaaaaaaccatattctcaagtagaattcgatgaaattagaggagaatgggctacttttgtgctacaactaatcatgaatcatgttgatgcatcatgatcaccattcatggtgagtcccttagctactacatgaatttttccataggtattgtatagtaatgcttattctttgaataatgtttctatttgaaaaaaaaaaaaaaattcttagatttgttcatttatgataacatagatccatgtttattttcttcaataaaaatctctaaaactcattaaattttgaaatgcaggtatacactcttgggagggtgaaatggagaataaaaagaaagaagaaggcaacaagattttgggttttaaatgcaactcttatatcatacgttgtaggacataaacgttactttaattgcaactgagaaatttagatttttagatgggacttctatgtcattttatggttagccggttttatgcttatgaaatggaggtatacatgaatcttgggatctttaacatttctaaatcatgttttggtatgtattcactcttctttattagttttgatgggtttgatatgttggacgtactatccttttgtgaacatttgatatacaaatattattagatgatcaatgtattatgagttatttcagaaacattacagaaaaatgagttaaatataatatgattgttatatttatggacaaaatataaacaggttaatcttattaattcataagcattacaaaaatcaacaactaaaaccaatcatatattccacaataatttacaatgatgtgataccataattcaaaggtgatgcatttaatgtgacatcataacttaaagatgatgtatttaatgtgacaccctatcatcactagaaatatatggtgtcacttctgaatgggtcaccatttatctactttggtgtcactttcaaatacgtcaccaattggtaccctctatggtgtcagtggagaaggtgacgctatgttgtagcgacaccttatgtttatggtgactcgttataaatgtcaccatatacctttttccttgtagtgagATTATCGAAACCCATGAAAGTGAAGAAGTATGGAGAGTTTCAAGTCTTCAAACCCTGTGCATCTTCATCCTTATATTTGCATCTCCATCCTCTTGTATCTTTGTGGGGTTATTTTTTCAACCTTCAAATATAGGTATTGTGCAAAGAAGTAGAGAGCTCAAACTGTTGTTTTAGAGGGGAAATGGGTATTGtgcaaaaaaaaggaaatatgtgTTTGCGAGGTGAATGGTTTATGGGTATTTGATAGGATTACAAATAAGTAGTTAATGAATATGTGGTGAATAATTGTATTTAAATGGATAATGCAAATTTGATGTGCTTAGGATTATGGcaaattaataatgaatatttaggtttacataaataaaatagaaaataaatattaatataaaaattcaattcaaatgaaTAGAtgtatagaaaaaatatattatattcaaatatgctcattcaaataaaaattctccatttttataattgttttatttagaatacatttgataagaaaaatgatgtttatttttttcaaagatgaTTCCtagatgtattttttttaagattgaaaatatttttaaaaaattcaaaatatttaatttttaaaaaattataaacaacaaattcactttttattattttcatctttaatgatgcatatttaatattaagtgcttaaattaatttttttatatttttataaatcattatGAAGGTatgtttttatcataatttgaataattttatatataataaaagtttattttattaatttttaactttatttatttgtatttatttttgtaatctttttaaattgttttgagtttttaaactataattttttgCGTATCACCCGATATCGATCCAAGATGTCGAGACCGATGTGCCTCGGGACTTACCGAGTTGGTGACCGATACcatgactttgaaccatggcCAACAACCTCATATAATCCTGTAATGGAAAGATGCCATTAATTTGCTTCTCTAAATTCTCCCATTATAACCCCCATCAACTGAGATCGAAAAAACTAATTAAGACGTCCGAGTAAAACCATATGAATGGTGGGAGAAGCATCAGTGTCATGAAATAGTGAGGAAAGAATGGAAATGAAAGCCCAGAAATCTCATGACATCCACTGTGAACAAACCTCTAAATCCAACTTCTTATAAAGGTCTATTGGGTCATGACATTAATTCTTTTCACGATGACTGCAACCACATTAATAATTTCAGCACTTACATACTCAACTCCACCAGACGGATTTGGAAATTCTACTACAAATGCTTCTTAGCACACCAGGTGGCCATATTTGGTCTTAAAATAATGCCAAGCCACGCTGGACTTCCTATCGTTTATAggaaatttattaaaacaacTTCTCATCCTAGGAAATTTATCGTTTGACATTCAAGTCATTGTGCAATTTTGATGCTGAATATGTGAAAATGATTCGGTTCAAATTTCGGACATCATGGGTGTGTTTAGATGTCCAATGGTGTGGCCTGATGGGTGTGTTTAGATATTATGATGTTAACGTGTGTGGTTATTACTTTTATACTTATCTTTTGTTTAATTCTTAATGCTGTCATTTTCTCTGCAAAATTATTTCCCTTGTGCAGCGTAGTCAACAAATAAAGTGCAGGTTCTGCAATAAAGGACATGGGCTTTGCCAAATATATCAGAGAGCATGAGTACACTAACTCTGTTGAGTTAGATGCTTATTACATACAAGAAAGGTACATTTTAGGCTACCCTTTGATCAATGCATGATGCTTATTACCCAGAACCAGGAGCATACATTAATGATAATACCAACAGAAGTGCATGTTGGTCTGCCTTCCAAGTAGACAAAAATCAATATGAAGTGTTCCTATGACATGCCATTCTTAAGGGCAGAGGCGGATCTGAAAATGCTCCACTGGAGATTTgatcaaaaacaaatttgttagCTGCCTCAGTGTAGTGAATTCCATCCCAATTCACTCGAAGTGAAGGGCGCTCACATGATCCCACAAAAATTTGGCTACCATTAACAGTGATGGTACTACCACAGCCAGCATCATTGCCGTAGTTGTACTCACCTCCATAGCCACAGCAAGCCACAAGTGGAAGCTCAAACCCTGCAGATTATGAGAAAAGCATAATTTCTTAACAACATGGTGCATAAATGAGGTAAAGTTAGATGACACGAGCAACtattttcctatatatatatcatcataTGGCTTACCATATTTCTTGGGTTGGCTAAAGAGGGAATACTTGACAGAGTAGACATCGACATATGTAATTGCAGCTAAAGGAAAGTCCTTCCGGAGTTGGGAAACAGCCTCCTTCAACTTGTAGTTGAAGTACTGAGCCACTTCATTGTGAGGCTTTGAACAACCGGCACTGTCCCTTTGAGCTGCCTGAAAATTGGCCAAGATATAGGGGAGGCAGCCGATGGGTCCTGTGTTGTGAATCCAGAATGATCTTGCTCCCGACTTGTAAATACGCTGCATCATCATGTGATTCATTCATGTACATAGTCTCAGTACCATGCAATAAGTTGTAACAGAGAGAAAAAAGCTATGAAAAAACGAGACCCAGAAAGGAAATGCTTCAAAATATACATTAAATCGAAGTCCCTAATCTAAGGATTACCCTAACATTGGTGGAGAAACCATTGATTATATCAGGGACGGTTGCATTGACTTCCTGGATAGACATGTTAGCAAAGAACCCTTCACCAAGATCATTCTGACCGATGTCCAACGTGTATAGAGCTTTGGGAAAATACTCTTCCTTGGGCATTAAGTCCTTGTACACCCCAcctaaaaatcattaaaagccacttagaaaaatatcatttatattgCTATGCACTACAAAACGTCTATTAATGTTAAATTATCACCTCGTTTCCTTATCTTTAGTGTTCTGGACTTGAATTGCACAAACTGATCGTATTGCAAGCCCAGGTAGAATGGACTGAACCCACCTGCAGGTATTATTCTAGTCGGTAATCGGATTGTAGCAGCAGCCGTGGCAAAGTTTGCACCATTTGTGTAATTGGACCCCAGAGAATTAAGATAAGCACTAAGAAATGGTAGACCAAAACTGTTGGCTGAAACCATGTAAATTTTGCCCAAATCAATAATGCTGCCAAGTTTTTGTTAGGCCTAGACTAAAACAGTACATTTGCTAGgcctttttctaattttgatggaaaatgaaattaaaaatgaatgtcTGAATTTGGCTTTTCTTGTCCCCTGTACCGATTTTATAAACACTGGCTCTTGGCCAAGGAGAGGTAGATATGCAGAAAATAGGTTTAAAGAGAAGGTAAATCGTACCAATGAAATCAATCATGAGGCGACCATCTGAGAATCTGCCTGCTGGCATGCGAAAAAAGGTCCTCCCATAAGGCCAGGGAGGTTGAGAGAAGGCAGCAGCATATCCGCCTGTGTCTGAATTGGAGTCTGCAAAGTTAAAGATTGCTGGAAATTTGCAATTTTCCAAAGCAACAACAGGGTTGATCACCGTGGCAGTAAAAGATAAAAGCACGCAAATACAGCAGAGAGAAGTGGCAAGTCTGATGGTGCTGGGAGACTcc
It contains:
- the LOC100252783 gene encoding germin-like protein subfamily 1 member 15, coding for MKKSVSFLVTVAFMALASFLASAYDPSPLEDTCVAVDEPKNAVFVNGKFCKNPNLTVAEDFLYQGLNIPGNTSNYVGSIVNLINVDQLPGENALGVSVARIDYEPNGQNPPHFHPRASEILVVLEGTLFVGFITSNPEHRFVSKVLNKGDVFVFPFSLIHFQVNIGHTNAVAIAAFNSQNPGIVTIASSMFGSNPPINPDFLARAFQLDKRVVEYLQARF
- the LOC100247676 gene encoding esterase translates to MESPSTIRLATSLCCICVLLSFTATVINPVVALENCKFPAIFNFADSNSDTGGYAAAFSQPPWPYGRTFFRMPAGRFSDGRLMIDFIANSFGLPFLSAYLNSLGSNYTNGANFATAAATIRLPTRIIPAGGFSPFYLGLQYDQFVQFKSRTLKIRKRGGVYKDLMPKEEYFPKALYTLDIGQNDLGEGFFANMSIQEVNATVPDIINGFSTNVRRIYKSGARSFWIHNTGPIGCLPYILANFQAAQRDSAGCSKPHNEVAQYFNYKLKEAVSQLRKDFPLAAITYVDVYSVKYSLFSQPKKYGFELPLVACCGYGGEYNYGNDAGCGSTITVNGSQIFVGSCERPSLRVNWDGIHYTEAANKFVFDQISSGAFSDPPLPLRMACHRNTSY